GAGAAGACGCTGAGGAGATTGAGCTAAATCTGGGGCTATCGCTGGGAGGCAGATTTGGGGTTGACAAGTCTGCGAAGAAACTAACGCGATCATCTTCAATAGCTGGCTCAATACCATTAGTGAGAGAGCATGATGCATTTAATACACCTCCTGCGTCTTATTCTGCCCTTATGAGAACATCTTCTTTGCCTACAGAGACGGAGGAGTggaggaagagaaaagaaatgCAGAGCTTGAGAAGAATGGAAGCCAAGAGAAGACGAAGCGAAAAGCAAAAGAACCTGAATGCTAATTTGAGAGGAGACTTGAATTTGGAGGAAGAGAAAAGGGGCTTGAATGCAAGTAGAGGAAATTCTGTCCCTACATGGACTAGGCAGGGCGTTATTGGGGCAATGAACCTGAACAGGGGTCCTACTTTACAGGGATTGATGGGGCCGCAGCAGGGCTCACAAGGGTCTGTGGAGTCTCAAGGAGGAAGCTCATCTGGGATGTCGGAAATGGACAGCAATCCTGTTCAAGGTTCTATTCATTcatttctttcttcctttttaattactttatccctctattttcttctcttttagagagttttagttTGTTTCACTTCATTTATTTTTGGGAGAGTTTTGGAATTGGCATGGATATGTTTGGTAATATTTTGATATCTAAGTTAGCACTTAACACTACTATTCTTTAGAATGGTTGTATGAATATCTGCTGAAATTTGAGCCCTTAGAAAGAGATGAGAAAAAGTGCTAAATTTTGTTTTCAATAAATGCAACTTTTACTCAAACTACTTTAAATAGTTTGTCAGGTTAGGTTGAGTGGAGTCAAATATGTTTTTGCTAGAAAGGGAGGCTTCATTTGTTGTATGTTTGCCTCATTTTGATGTCTGCCATGATTTTTGCTGTCATAAAGATGCACCCTTTTGGCAAGTGCGCAAGTATAGAATCTTCTTCTTCCTAGACTGCACCTAAAATGCTTAGACAACTACAAATTTGTTTTGTAATGAAAAAACAATTCTTATTGTGCATCCACTTTGGGGGGGGCTGTGAAGGGTAAAAACATTTTGAGATGGGGAGGAGGGAGAGATTTTATAGGATACTCTCTTAATTGGTTTTGCCATTAATGGGACGATGTGTGCTAGTCAAACGTATGCATATCGGGAGCAAATCCCTAGAAGGGTAATCAAATGTTTGCTTAGAAGTTGGAAATGAGGATAGTTAATTTGCAACAAGAATCTGATGAAATGGATTATCTTGTAGTGATGAGTGGCACATGTCAAGCGTGTTTGGAGGGAGTGGAGTGATGAAGGATTGAAGGAGGGGTGCAGTGAATTTTAGTGATTCTTGCGAGCATAAACAATGCCCCTTTTGTATAGCAGGGGCTGAATATTCTTGGTAGATGTCTCACTTGGATTATGATGTATGAAAAGTGTGGCTGAATATTCTCCCTTTTAGTGGAGACTATGTACATCCATTACCTATCGGCTATTCCTCCAACCGGCCATACGAGCCTGGTTGAGATCAAACAGCAGAGGTGCTGACTAGTTTGTCTTAGTGCAGGTCAACTATCTGGCATGGCATGGTCTTGAGATTAGTTAAGCATGTACAATATCCAGATCCTATCAAGCAAAGTAACCCTGTGATCGTTCCATTTTTGTAGTTTATATAGGAATTTGACGAGTGGATACATGATAGCTTGGATATTGGTTAAATCTTCTAGAGTGATCCATGCTCCTCACAGATCTATCCAGTATTATGTCTCAAACTTTTCACTTTCAGCTTTTGACTCATTGATGTGCTGATTGTTGAAGTTTTTAGGAGCTTGTTCTATTTAGAGTTGTGCTTCACCACCATGGTATAGATTTTCCCTTGATGAGAAGTTGATGGTTGTTGCTATTAGCTAAGTTCACAATTCTTAGTTCCCAAAACCTGCAACTTTCAAATTCAGAGGAAGTAAAGTTAAATATAAGAATCCAAGTTTTGGATTTGTGATGTTTTGGGAGTTTCTCAACCACAATGGACAGatatattcataaaaattaagaagGTGAAGGGTGAAAGGTATAGGTGATTTACAAGTTTAATTTCCAATGTGCAATATTTAGTTTCTTGGATAAATgctatttgaatttcgaatttGGAATAAGGAAAAAACTTATTTAGATTCGGTTCACCATGGACCCAAGACACAAACAAGTGGGTcccattatataaaatttaaataggacTCATCATCTGAAATTTATCTTGCATACCTCTTTTGCATCACAGGATCAAGCAGTGGTAGTGAAGCAAGAAATCATACAAGTAATCAATCCTTGCAAGATCAAAGCAATCAAGAAGCTGTTGGTTCTGCAGAGACAAAGACAAGCAAAAACACATGCAGTAGAACTTCCAGACAAGAGATGGAGAATCCATCCAAGAAGCTTGATTCTGCAGAAAATGAAGGAAGAAAAAGCGCAACAAATGTGATGGAAGACATGCCGTGTGTCTTCACGATTGGAGGTGGTCCTAATGGGAGGCGAGTAGAAGGGATTCTGTACAAGTATGGTAAGGGAGAGGAAGTGAGGATAATGTGTGTATGCCATGGAAGCTTTATGTCTCCAGCAGAGTTTGTGAAGCATGCTGGTGGAGGTGATGTTGATCATCCACTTAGGCAAATTGTGGTAAATACTTCAGGTTGTTCACTGTTTTAAATCTTGCAGATTCATGTCACCCTCTTGAAGAAAAGTGGGGATGTGATTGTGAATTAGGATAATGAAAAATgagaatttttagaaaatagattttgtttttatttatttcttttgtgAAGTTCTTGTTGCTGAACATGACTTGAGATTTCTCTTTTGTTTTCCATCTAATGCTTTTGTATATGATTGAGGGAAAACCAAGggcaaatatattattttatcataaaattttttaaataaattggataattttaaaatttttttctctaaaattatattttaatttaaatacttataacctttagaaaaaaaaaagttaaaaattatgAGCTCATAAAAAGTCTGATTTAGtgcatttaaatatttaaataaatttaaaaaattttaagttttatttttcgaTCTCCGTTTCAAAgctcatataaaaataaaatttattaaatatttgcaTGTAAATTTATGCATTTGGttgtataaaatttaattaattatatacagATTtcaatgtaaatatttaatttatggttATTAAACTCATTATCATATAAGgttgaatatata
The Manihot esculenta cultivar AM560-2 chromosome 1, M.esculenta_v8, whole genome shotgun sequence genome window above contains:
- the LOC110629713 gene encoding ninja-family protein AFP2, whose protein sequence is MGEENQNRSSSSSRNTSSKAMEMLCLEINRYPRDLLQRFISSDKQQDQISPSEGEDAEEIELNLGLSLGGRFGVDKSAKKLTRSSSIAGSIPLVREHDAFNTPPASYSALMRTSSLPTETEEWRKRKEMQSLRRMEAKRRRSEKQKNLNANLRGDLNLEEEKRGLNASRGNSVPTWTRQGVIGAMNLNRGPTLQGLMGPQQGSQGSVESQGGSSSGMSEMDSNPVQGSSSGSEARNHTSNQSLQDQSNQEAVGSAETKTSKNTCSRTSRQEMENPSKKLDSAENEGRKSATNVMEDMPCVFTIGGGPNGRRVEGILYKYGKGEEVRIMCVCHGSFMSPAEFVKHAGGGDVDHPLRQIVVNTSGCSLF